One window from the genome of Synechococcus sp. PROS-7-1 encodes:
- the metK gene encoding methionine adenosyltransferase, which yields MSRYVFTSESVTEGHPDKICDQVSDAVLDALLAQDSSSRVACETVVNTGLCMITGEVTSKAQVDFIHLVRDVIREIGYSGARAGGFDANSCAVLVALDQQSPDIAQGVDEADDHEGDPLDKVGAGDQGIMFGYACNETPELMPLPISLAHRLSRRLAEVRHNGTLDYLLPDGKTQVSVVYENDKPVAIDTILISTQHTAEVAGMTDEQQVRERISDDLWTHVVEPATADLPLKPSKDSTRYLVNPTGKFVVGGPQGDAGLTGRKIIVDTYGGYARHGGGAFSGKDPTKVDRSAAYAARYVAKCLVAAGLAQRAEVQLSYAIGVAKPVSILVESFGTGKVSNAELTELVQQHFDLRPGAIIQQFKLREMPSLSGGRFYRDTAAYGHFGRPDLKLPWEDVESKASSLLQAEASRLQQGNTL from the coding sequence ATGAGTCGCTACGTCTTCACCTCCGAATCGGTCACAGAAGGGCATCCCGACAAAATCTGTGACCAGGTGAGTGACGCCGTTCTCGACGCCCTGCTGGCCCAAGACAGCAGCAGCCGAGTGGCGTGTGAAACGGTGGTCAATACCGGGCTTTGCATGATCACGGGTGAAGTGACCTCCAAAGCCCAGGTTGACTTCATCCACCTCGTTCGTGATGTCATTCGAGAGATCGGTTACAGCGGTGCCAGGGCCGGTGGATTCGATGCCAACAGCTGTGCCGTTCTCGTCGCACTCGATCAACAGTCTCCCGACATTGCCCAAGGTGTTGATGAAGCCGACGACCACGAGGGAGATCCTCTCGACAAGGTCGGCGCGGGCGATCAGGGAATCATGTTCGGCTACGCCTGCAACGAAACCCCAGAGCTGATGCCGTTGCCCATCAGCCTGGCGCACCGACTGTCCCGTCGGTTGGCCGAGGTGCGTCACAACGGCACCCTGGATTATCTGCTTCCAGACGGCAAAACCCAGGTGAGCGTGGTCTACGAGAACGACAAACCCGTTGCCATCGACACCATTTTGATCTCAACGCAGCACACCGCTGAGGTGGCTGGAATGACTGATGAACAGCAAGTTCGTGAACGCATCAGCGACGACCTCTGGACCCATGTGGTGGAACCTGCAACGGCCGATCTTCCGCTGAAGCCTTCGAAAGACTCCACGCGCTACTTGGTGAATCCCACAGGCAAGTTCGTGGTGGGAGGCCCCCAGGGTGACGCTGGACTCACAGGTCGAAAAATCATTGTGGACACCTACGGGGGTTATGCCCGTCACGGCGGTGGTGCCTTCTCTGGAAAAGACCCCACAAAAGTGGACCGTTCGGCAGCTTATGCAGCCCGCTACGTGGCCAAATGCCTTGTGGCTGCAGGACTTGCTCAACGCGCTGAGGTGCAGCTTAGCTATGCCATCGGGGTGGCCAAGCCGGTCTCGATCCTGGTGGAGTCCTTCGGAACCGGCAAAGTTTCGAATGCTGAACTCACCGAATTGGTGCAACAGCACTTTGATCTGCGTCCTGGAGCCATCATCCAGCAGTTCAAATTGCGTGAGATGCCCTCGTTGAGCGGAGGACGTTTCTACCGCGACACCGCTGCCTATGGCCACTTCGGCCGTCCCGACCTGAAGCTGCCCTGGGAAGATGTCGAGAGCAAAGCATCAAGCCTTCTTCAGGCTGAAGCCAGCCGTCTTCAACAGGGCAACACCCTCTGA
- a CDS encoding DUF2470 domain-containing protein yields the protein MAADPLTPEVSDRICRHMNDDHSDAVLRYAHHYGGVSSATAATMKEVTAEAMTLDVNNQAVRIPFDHVLTDSEDAHRTMVAMLRAMPAPMTGGES from the coding sequence ATGGCTGCCGACCCTCTCACCCCTGAAGTCAGCGACCGCATCTGCCGTCATATGAATGACGACCACAGCGATGCAGTACTGCGCTATGCCCACCATTACGGCGGGGTTTCATCCGCAACAGCGGCAACGATGAAAGAGGTCACAGCTGAGGCGATGACCTTGGACGTGAACAACCAGGCCGTGCGCATCCCCTTCGACCATGTGCTCACTGACAGCGAAGATGCGCACAGAACCATGGTGGCCATGCTTCGGGCCATGCCAGCGCCTATGACCGGAGGGGAATCCTGA
- a CDS encoding FGGY-family carbohydrate kinase, producing MANTPLALGIDLGTSGVRIAVIDTSRSLLFSAATGYRQGLHAPSDWIRALEELIPSIPAPLRRQLGALAVDGTSGTLLACTHQGNPLGDALPYHQACPEQIERVRDLITEDGPACSASGSLARALRLLQQHPQPVLLRHQADWVHGWLLQDWRWGEEGNNIRLGWLLQRQCWPESFHGEAWMASLPDIRPSGSPLGTLSRQRSRDLGLPDDLIVVAGTTDANAAVLTADAADDEGITVLGSTLVIKRFIDEPLRPGAGTSTHRVGGRWLGGGASNSGGAVLRQVFPGIDLTELSRQIDPERSSGLDLRPLACRGERFPVDDPHQEPVLTPRPVSDALYLHGLLEGLSKIERDGWQRLQQLGAPAPKKLVTLGGGARNPQWRRLRERMLGLPIRSCTTPPAAGVARLALTALQQKSPAANHSE from the coding sequence ATGGCGAACACGCCGCTTGCCCTCGGCATCGACCTGGGAACAAGTGGTGTGCGGATCGCCGTGATCGATACCAGCCGGTCGCTGCTGTTCAGCGCCGCGACCGGCTACCGCCAGGGTCTGCATGCACCGTCTGACTGGATTCGGGCTCTCGAAGAACTCATCCCATCCATCCCCGCGCCGCTCCGCAGGCAACTGGGGGCTCTCGCTGTGGATGGGACCTCCGGCACGCTGCTCGCCTGCACCCATCAGGGGAATCCCCTTGGCGATGCACTGCCTTACCACCAGGCCTGTCCAGAACAGATCGAGCGCGTGCGTGATCTGATCACCGAGGACGGTCCTGCCTGCAGCGCAAGTGGCAGCTTGGCCCGTGCCCTGAGGTTGCTGCAACAACATCCGCAGCCTGTTTTGCTGAGACACCAGGCCGATTGGGTGCATGGGTGGCTTCTTCAGGACTGGCGCTGGGGAGAAGAAGGCAACAACATCAGACTGGGCTGGCTTTTGCAACGCCAGTGCTGGCCGGAAAGTTTTCACGGAGAAGCGTGGATGGCGTCGTTGCCCGACATCCGCCCCAGCGGATCGCCTCTGGGAACGCTTTCAAGGCAGCGCTCCAGAGACCTCGGCCTACCCGATGACCTGATCGTGGTCGCCGGCACCACGGATGCCAACGCCGCGGTGCTGACGGCAGACGCGGCAGACGATGAGGGCATCACCGTGCTTGGAAGCACCCTCGTCATCAAGCGCTTCATAGATGAGCCACTCAGGCCTGGAGCCGGCACCTCCACCCATCGGGTGGGTGGCCGATGGCTTGGAGGAGGAGCGTCGAACAGCGGAGGAGCCGTGCTCCGTCAGGTATTCCCAGGCATCGACTTAACAGAACTGAGCCGTCAGATCGATCCCGAAAGGTCGAGCGGGCTCGATCTACGACCGCTGGCCTGCCGGGGAGAGCGCTTCCCCGTGGATGATCCGCATCAGGAACCCGTGCTCACGCCTCGTCCCGTCAGTGATGCGCTCTATCTCCACGGACTGCTCGAAGGGCTCAGCAAAATCGAACGGGATGGCTGGCAACGCTTGCAGCAACTCGGAGCTCCGGCACCCAAAAAGCTCGTGACCTTGGGAGGTGGCGCCAGAAACCCGCAATGGCGACGACTGCGCGAGCGAATGCTGGGACTGCCGATTCGGAGCTGCACCACTCCCCCGGCTGCAGGAGTCGCCCGTCTGGCGCTAACCGCTCTGCAACAAAAGTCCCCTGCGGCGAACCATTCCGAGTGA
- a CDS encoding ComF family protein, producing MLILLKDCLKDLLTTACCPNCKREIERCPQQGPFCRACWQHVALPARGLQGIHPYRWRAAGWYDGELRKLILKLRRHPDPRLLRALTEGLGATLPNDAVLVPIPGWKTESRSNPLPLMICRSLQRTTRALLKRSRPTVGQHHLNRQQRMANQQGSFAVEPGMPVSQACPGTRERAPELWLVDDILTSGATAQAAMNTLNECKMIVSGVICLGRTPLGRTR from the coding sequence TTGCTGATTCTCCTCAAGGATTGCCTGAAGGATCTGCTCACCACGGCCTGCTGCCCCAACTGCAAAAGGGAGATTGAACGTTGTCCTCAACAGGGACCGTTCTGCCGAGCGTGCTGGCAACACGTCGCTCTTCCTGCGCGAGGTTTGCAGGGCATCCATCCCTACCGCTGGAGGGCGGCGGGTTGGTACGACGGAGAGCTACGGAAACTCATTCTGAAGCTGAGGCGCCATCCGGACCCCCGTCTTCTGCGAGCACTCACCGAAGGCCTCGGTGCAACGCTGCCAAACGATGCCGTTCTGGTTCCCATTCCCGGCTGGAAAACCGAATCAAGAAGCAATCCACTGCCCTTGATGATCTGTCGGTCCCTGCAGCGGACCACCCGAGCGCTACTGAAACGGTCACGGCCGACCGTCGGCCAGCACCATCTCAACCGCCAGCAGAGGATGGCGAATCAACAGGGAAGCTTTGCTGTAGAACCAGGGATGCCGGTCTCCCAAGCTTGTCCTGGCACCAGGGAAAGAGCGCCAGAACTCTGGCTTGTGGATGACATCCTCACCAGCGGAGCCACGGCCCAGGCTGCCATGAACACCCTGAACGAGTGCAAAATGATCGTGAGCGGTGTGATCTGCCTCGGCAGAACGCCCCTGGGACGCACACGGTGA